In a genomic window of Streptomyces sp. NBC_01231:
- a CDS encoding cellulase family glycosylhydrolase, translating to MDMPNIRARLLVVLVVLSGFLTAAGVRPATAEALPDSLWFDDTPVTAQNGRFTDGLGREVVLRGYNVSGETKLAENKGLPFASAADAKKSAIALRALGGGNSVRFLLSWAHAEPVRGQVDNAYLAAATEQMRAFLDAGIRVYPDFHQDLYSRYLFDPDSWYTGDGAPQWAVDAGNYPDESCGICLFWGQNITQNEAVKKATYDFWHNAYGLQDAFLTTAQKTMAYVKQHVSAAEFAGVVGFDPYNEPHAGVYDSGQSSRAWERDVLWPFYEKFRARMDTAGWQDKPAFVEPNLFWNANISFQKQEGGLLDAGTLGPDYVFNTHFYDQKAISGIFMPGKAKDGQYSTDFATVRDRAAATGTAGIVSEFGHPLAGSVSDKAPTVLKGMYQALDSRVSGASWWTDPKASGSVLSGTQWQWDIYNGRHHELMNGNADKVLTSADAWNDEDLSAVRLDDSGTAVLRQDARLLDRLYPSATAGRTVAFTYEDRSRDGSTTLTWNPVPSSLPNVSRLVGTGQYGLLAWRSNGSAAPSELHLPASFPTASTTVVSDLGTVSGPPSYTKTTPIAAAGEPGGTAARRLLLTAPDSGTVHYALVTNGATAPPASLLSAARAELSAWAASKIS from the coding sequence ATGGACATGCCGAATATACGCGCGCGTCTGCTCGTTGTTCTGGTGGTCCTCTCCGGATTCCTGACGGCGGCAGGCGTGAGACCCGCCACCGCCGAAGCCCTCCCGGACTCCCTCTGGTTCGACGACACCCCCGTCACCGCGCAGAACGGCCGCTTCACCGACGGCCTCGGCCGCGAGGTCGTCCTGCGCGGCTACAACGTCTCCGGTGAGACCAAACTGGCGGAGAACAAGGGCCTGCCCTTCGCCTCGGCCGCCGACGCGAAGAAGTCCGCGATCGCGCTGAGAGCGCTCGGCGGCGGCAACTCGGTCCGCTTCCTGCTCTCCTGGGCGCACGCCGAGCCCGTACGCGGCCAGGTCGACAACGCCTACCTGGCGGCAGCCACCGAGCAGATGCGCGCGTTCCTCGACGCGGGCATCCGCGTCTACCCCGACTTCCATCAGGACCTCTACTCCCGCTACCTGTTCGACCCCGACAGCTGGTACACGGGCGACGGAGCCCCCCAGTGGGCCGTGGACGCCGGGAACTACCCGGACGAGAGCTGCGGGATCTGCCTGTTCTGGGGCCAGAACATCACCCAGAACGAGGCCGTGAAGAAGGCGACGTACGACTTCTGGCACAACGCGTACGGTCTCCAGGACGCGTTCCTCACCACCGCCCAGAAGACGATGGCGTACGTCAAACAGCACGTCAGCGCGGCCGAGTTCGCGGGTGTCGTCGGCTTCGATCCCTACAACGAGCCGCATGCCGGTGTGTACGACTCCGGCCAGTCCAGCCGCGCCTGGGAACGCGACGTGCTGTGGCCGTTCTACGAGAAGTTCCGCGCCCGGATGGACACGGCGGGCTGGCAGGACAAGCCGGCCTTCGTGGAGCCGAACCTGTTCTGGAACGCCAACATCAGCTTCCAGAAGCAGGAGGGCGGCCTGCTGGACGCAGGCACCCTCGGCCCGGACTACGTCTTCAACACCCACTTCTACGACCAGAAGGCCATCTCAGGGATCTTCATGCCGGGCAAGGCGAAGGACGGTCAGTACTCGACCGACTTCGCCACGGTCCGCGACCGCGCCGCGGCCACCGGCACGGCCGGCATCGTCAGCGAGTTCGGGCACCCCCTGGCGGGCAGCGTCTCCGACAAGGCCCCTACGGTTCTCAAGGGGATGTACCAGGCTCTCGACTCCCGGGTGTCCGGGGCGAGTTGGTGGACCGATCCGAAGGCCTCCGGTTCGGTGCTCTCCGGTACGCAGTGGCAGTGGGACATCTACAACGGCCGTCACCACGAGCTGATGAACGGCAACGCCGACAAGGTGCTCACCTCCGCCGACGCCTGGAACGACGAGGACCTGTCGGCCGTACGGCTCGACGACTCGGGAACGGCCGTGCTGCGCCAGGACGCCCGTCTCCTGGACCGCCTCTACCCGAGCGCCACGGCGGGGAGGACAGTCGCCTTCACCTACGAGGACCGCTCTCGGGACGGCTCGACGACCCTGACCTGGAACCCGGTCCCCAGCTCCCTGCCGAACGTCTCGCGGCTGGTCGGCACGGGCCAGTACGGCCTGCTCGCCTGGCGCTCCAACGGCTCCGCGGCCCCCTCGGAACTCCACCTCCCGGCATCGTTCCCGACGGCGTCCACGACGGTGGTCTCCGACCTGGGCACGGTCTCGGGTCCGCCCTCGTACACGAAGACGACCCCGATCGCCGCAGCCGGCGAACCGGGCGGCACCGCCGCCCGGCGCCTCCTGCTGACCGCGCCCGACTCGGGCACCGTGCACTACGCGCTGGTCACGAATGGAGCGACAGCTCCGCCCGCGAGCCTGTTGAGCGCGGCGCGGGCGGAGCTGTCGGCCTGGGCGGCTTCGAAGATCAGCTAG
- a CDS encoding nuclear transport factor 2 family protein, translating into MATATGSGFDTETLRQAIEGPSEEILVSLYADDAEIRIVDRNTQPSHPMVLHGRAEIADMFHELCSRDMTHKMEHCVAQGDHVAFSESCRYPDGVRVLAESMLSLRDGKIVEQTMVQAWDE; encoded by the coding sequence ATGGCCACTGCCACAGGCTCCGGATTCGACACCGAGACATTGCGCCAGGCCATCGAAGGCCCGAGCGAGGAGATTCTGGTGTCGCTCTACGCCGACGACGCCGAGATTCGGATCGTGGACCGCAACACCCAGCCCAGCCATCCGATGGTCCTGCACGGCCGTGCCGAGATCGCCGACATGTTCCACGAACTCTGCAGCCGCGACATGACACACAAGATGGAACACTGCGTGGCCCAGGGCGACCATGTCGCCTTCAGCGAGTCCTGCCGGTACCCGGACGGGGTACGCGTCCTCGCCGAGTCGATGCTGTCGCTGCGGGACGGGAAGATCGTCGAGCAGACCATGGTCCAGGCCTGGGACGAGTAG
- a CDS encoding TetR/AcrR family transcriptional regulator — translation MAGRLRAPTGRYGGKSAVERQAERRRRFLDAALQLFGDTPGYRATTVAALSEAAGLSTRQFYEEFRTLEDVLTALHLEVNDWAEEAVLLAVAAAEGLPLPERAAAMFRAYAANVTGDPRRIRITFVEIIGVSPSLEEQRLARRATWVDLVCAEAKAAVARGEAAPRDYRLAATAFIGSVNGLLHDWNAGWVDATLDEVVEELVRQLLAILRPPGWKPPGM, via the coding sequence GTGGCAGGCAGGCTCAGGGCGCCGACCGGCCGTTACGGCGGCAAGTCGGCAGTGGAACGGCAGGCCGAGCGGCGCCGCCGCTTCCTGGACGCCGCGCTCCAGCTCTTCGGCGACACTCCCGGCTATCGCGCCACCACTGTCGCCGCGCTCAGCGAGGCCGCGGGCCTGTCCACCCGCCAGTTCTACGAGGAGTTCCGCACCCTCGAGGACGTCCTGACCGCACTCCACCTGGAGGTCAACGACTGGGCCGAGGAAGCGGTCCTGCTCGCCGTGGCCGCTGCGGAGGGCCTGCCGCTGCCCGAGCGCGCGGCCGCGATGTTTCGCGCCTACGCCGCGAACGTCACCGGGGACCCGCGTCGCATCCGCATCACCTTCGTCGAGATCATCGGTGTCAGCCCGAGCCTGGAGGAGCAGCGCCTGGCCCGCCGCGCCACCTGGGTCGACCTGGTGTGCGCCGAGGCCAAGGCGGCCGTGGCCCGCGGGGAGGCGGCGCCCCGGGACTACCGGCTCGCGGCGACGGCGTTCATCGGCAGCGTCAACGGACTGCTCCACGACTGGAACGCCGGGTGGGTCGACGCGACCCTCGACGAGGTCGTCGAGGAACTGGTCCGGCAACTGCTCGCAATCCTGCGCCCACCGGGCTGGAAACCGCCTGGCATGTGA
- a CDS encoding YncE family protein, whose translation MPAFRSRHLCSVAAALVLTVTAPAAAATAAPDTSAAALREVMFVGNNWDGTADVIKSSGDFAKIGRINVVPDKAERIAAINADPIKWIYYMAIRNGVGEGHDQLVDDMYSTPDGTSMVVSRPSFADVVSIDLATGKINWRFPVSGYRSDHMAVSPDGTRVAVSASISNTVHVLDITTGKQLGSFATGDKPHENIFTQDGKYIWNMAIGDVNTSLDEPWQDWTKGNRKITVVDATTFKEVKVIDMRERLDAIGLKDYSDAVRPATFSPDESKLYFQVSFFNGFLEYDVASDRITRVKTLPKNPATSTDRTTWVNDSRHHGISMSRDGSKICVAGTMDDYATVVNRSTLQEGPLVTASKPYWATVSGDGKSCIISESGTDQVTAIDFATGKKILSVPVGDHPQRVRLAHVPADWTGPSAS comes from the coding sequence ATGCCTGCTTTCAGGTCCAGGCACCTTTGCTCCGTTGCAGCCGCCCTCGTGCTCACCGTCACCGCCCCCGCCGCCGCCGCGACGGCCGCCCCGGACACCTCGGCAGCCGCCCTGCGCGAGGTGATGTTCGTGGGCAACAACTGGGACGGCACCGCCGACGTCATCAAATCCAGCGGTGACTTCGCCAAGATCGGCCGGATCAACGTCGTCCCGGACAAGGCGGAACGGATCGCGGCGATCAACGCCGATCCGATCAAGTGGATCTACTACATGGCCATCCGCAACGGCGTCGGCGAAGGGCACGACCAGCTCGTCGACGACATGTACTCCACGCCGGACGGCACGTCGATGGTCGTCTCCCGCCCCAGCTTCGCCGACGTCGTCTCCATCGACCTGGCCACCGGGAAGATCAACTGGCGCTTCCCCGTGTCGGGTTACCGCTCCGACCACATGGCCGTCTCCCCCGACGGCACGCGCGTGGCGGTCTCGGCCTCCATCTCGAACACCGTGCACGTACTGGACATCACCACGGGCAAGCAGCTGGGCTCGTTCGCGACGGGCGACAAGCCGCACGAGAACATCTTCACGCAGGACGGCAAGTACATCTGGAACATGGCCATCGGCGACGTCAACACCTCGCTCGACGAGCCGTGGCAGGACTGGACGAAGGGCAACCGCAAGATCACGGTCGTCGACGCGACCACCTTCAAGGAGGTGAAGGTGATCGACATGCGGGAGCGGCTCGACGCCATCGGCCTGAAGGACTACTCGGACGCGGTCCGCCCGGCCACCTTCAGCCCGGACGAGTCGAAGCTCTACTTCCAGGTGTCGTTCTTCAACGGCTTCCTGGAGTACGACGTCGCCTCGGACCGGATCACCCGCGTCAAGACCCTCCCCAAGAATCCCGCGACGAGCACGGACCGCACGACCTGGGTCAACGACTCGCGCCACCACGGCATTTCGATGAGCCGCGACGGCAGCAAGATCTGCGTGGCGGGGACGATGGACGACTACGCGACCGTCGTGAACCGGTCGACCCTCCAGGAGGGCCCGCTCGTCACCGCCTCCAAGCCCTACTGGGCCACGGTGAGCGGTGACGGCAAGAGCTGCATCATCTCGGAGAGCGGCACCGACCAGGTCACGGCGATCGACTTCGCGACAGGCAAGAAGATCCTCTCGGTCCCGGTCGGCGACCACCCCCAGCGTGTCCGCCTGGCTCACGTCCCGGCGGACTGGACAGGGCCGTCCGCTAGCTGA
- a CDS encoding ABC transporter ATP-binding protein/permease translates to MSNAETETGPPAWRLILGYVRPHRWALLAGAALSLVTGGTGLLLPLVARELIDDLSHDRAITGALVVMSGLVVANAALGAMGSYVLRRTAESVVLGARRALSSYLLRLRITAVDRTEPGDLMSRITADTTLLREVTTDSLVGLGTGGLTLVATVVMMGLVDPVLLGVTMAVILGAGTILGVIVPHINRASRQAQDAVGVMGASLERILGALRTVKASGAEHREEQTLHAAAEESWRQSVRAAKWSAAAGNTAGLAMQIAFITVLAAGGARVATGAIDVGTLVAFLLFVFYLMSPIQQVVGAITQYQTGAAALARIQEALRLPAEPAVRPAPLPAPGARPAAVAFTDVRFRYADDLPYVHHGVTFDVPAQGMTAFVGPSGAGKTTVFSLIERFYDPESGAITLDGRELADWELSELRSAIGYVEQDAPVLSGSLRDNLLLGNPEADDDMVTRVVKTTRLDGLVARLPNGLDTLVGHRGTKLSGGERQRVAIARALLRRPRLLLLDEATSQLDAVNEAALRDTVADVARTTTVLVVAHRLSTVTMADRIVVMDAGRVRAVGTHRELVGADPLYAELAATQFLATAG, encoded by the coding sequence GTGAGCAACGCAGAGACCGAGACCGGCCCGCCCGCGTGGCGGCTCATCCTCGGATACGTACGGCCGCACCGGTGGGCGCTGCTGGCGGGTGCGGCGCTGTCGCTCGTCACGGGTGGCACCGGGCTGCTGCTGCCGCTGGTGGCACGGGAGTTGATCGACGACCTGTCGCACGACCGGGCCATCACCGGCGCGTTGGTCGTCATGTCGGGGCTGGTGGTCGCCAACGCGGCGCTGGGGGCGATGGGTTCGTACGTGCTGCGGCGCACCGCCGAGTCGGTGGTGCTCGGTGCGCGGCGCGCCCTGTCCTCGTACTTGCTGCGGCTGCGCATCACGGCCGTGGACCGCACCGAGCCGGGTGACCTCATGTCCCGGATCACCGCGGACACCACCCTGTTGCGGGAGGTCACCACCGACTCGCTCGTGGGCCTGGGCACCGGCGGGCTCACGCTCGTCGCGACGGTGGTCATGATGGGCCTGGTGGATCCGGTGCTGCTCGGGGTCACGATGGCGGTGATCCTGGGCGCGGGCACGATCCTCGGCGTGATCGTGCCGCACATCAACCGGGCGAGCCGGCAGGCGCAGGACGCGGTCGGCGTGATGGGGGCCTCGCTGGAACGGATCCTGGGCGCGCTGCGCACGGTGAAGGCCTCCGGTGCCGAGCACCGTGAGGAGCAGACGCTGCACGCGGCAGCCGAGGAGTCGTGGCGGCAGAGCGTGCGGGCCGCCAAGTGGTCGGCCGCGGCCGGCAACACGGCGGGGCTGGCCATGCAGATCGCCTTCATCACGGTCCTCGCGGCCGGCGGGGCGCGGGTGGCGACCGGTGCGATCGACGTGGGCACTCTGGTGGCGTTCCTGCTGTTCGTGTTCTACCTCATGTCGCCCATCCAGCAGGTCGTCGGCGCGATAACCCAGTACCAGACGGGTGCCGCGGCGCTGGCCCGGATCCAGGAGGCGTTGCGGCTGCCCGCCGAACCGGCCGTGCGGCCCGCACCGTTGCCCGCGCCCGGTGCGCGGCCCGCCGCCGTCGCCTTCACCGACGTCCGCTTCCGGTACGCCGACGACCTGCCGTACGTCCACCACGGGGTGACCTTCGACGTGCCCGCGCAGGGCATGACGGCGTTCGTCGGCCCGTCCGGCGCGGGCAAGACCACCGTGTTCTCGCTCATCGAGCGGTTCTACGACCCCGAGTCCGGCGCGATCACCCTCGACGGCCGTGAGCTTGCGGACTGGGAGCTGTCCGAACTCCGTTCCGCGATCGGCTATGTGGAGCAGGACGCCCCGGTGCTGTCGGGCTCGCTGCGGGACAACCTGCTGCTGGGCAATCCGGAGGCGGACGACGACATGGTCACGCGGGTGGTGAAGACGACCCGGCTGGACGGACTGGTGGCCAGGCTGCCCAACGGTCTGGACACCCTGGTGGGACACCGCGGCACCAAGCTGTCGGGCGGCGAGCGCCAGCGGGTCGCCATCGCCCGCGCCCTGTTGCGCCGCCCTCGGCTGCTGCTCCTCGACGAGGCGACCTCCCAGCTGGACGCGGTGAACGAGGCGGCGCTGCGGGACACGGTGGCCGACGTGGCCCGGACGACCACGGTCCTGGTCGTGGCGCACCGGCTGTCCACCGTGACGATGGCGGACCGGATCGTGGTGATGGACGCGGGCCGGGTCCGCGCGGTAGGCACCCACCGTGAACTGGTCGGGGCCGACCCGCTGTACGCGGAGCTGGCGGCGACGCAGTTCCTGGCGACCGCGGGCTGA
- a CDS encoding ATP-binding protein: MTTLFLTVGLPGAGKTTKARRLAEEHRALRLTPDEWMIPLFGESQADGKRDVLEGRLLQLGLEVLRLGTDVVLDFGCWSRDERSAIRWLTGSVAGSCRLVYLPVDHETQLARIAHRWSTTPDQTFPITEADLVRWRTQFEEPDAAELAGGDVGAPPPGWPGWSEWAAERWPSSG; the protein is encoded by the coding sequence GTGACGACGTTGTTCCTGACGGTCGGCCTGCCCGGGGCCGGGAAGACCACGAAAGCTCGCCGGCTCGCCGAGGAGCATCGCGCGCTGCGGCTGACGCCCGACGAGTGGATGATCCCCCTGTTCGGCGAGTCGCAGGCGGACGGGAAGCGCGATGTGCTGGAGGGGCGGCTGCTCCAACTCGGTCTGGAGGTGCTGAGGCTGGGCACCGACGTGGTCCTGGACTTCGGATGCTGGTCCCGGGACGAGCGGTCCGCGATTCGCTGGCTGACCGGGTCCGTGGCCGGATCCTGCCGCCTGGTGTATCTGCCGGTGGACCATGAGACCCAACTGGCCAGGATCGCCCATCGCTGGTCGACCACCCCGGATCAGACCTTCCCGATCACCGAGGCCGACCTGGTGCGGTGGCGAACGCAGTTCGAGGAGCCCGACGCCGCGGAACTCGCCGGGGGCGACGTGGGCGCTCCGCCTCCCGGTTGGCCGGGCTGGTCGGAGTGGGCCGCCGAGCGATGGCCGTCCTCGGGGTGA
- a CDS encoding TetM/TetW/TetO/TetS family tetracycline resistance ribosomal protection protein, translating to MHVLNLGILAHVDAGKTSLTERLLHSVGVIDEIGSVDSGNTQTDTLALERRRGITIKSAVVSFALDDVTVNLIDTPGHPDFIAEVERVLGVLDGAVLVVSAVEGVQAQTRVLMRTLRRLRIPTLVFVNKTDRRGARYEGVLRAVSDRLTAAVVPMGTVAGLGTRDARFAPGLGPAALDVLTDQDDDLLAAYVEGSLSDARLRAALAARTRDVLVHPAFFGSAVTGAGVPELITGIRELLPVADGDPDGPVSGTVFKVERGPAGEKIAYARMFSGTLRARDRVPYADAREAGRITAISVFDQGTDVRRDTVRAGRIAKVWGLADVRIGDALGEPRGAHGHVFAPPTLETVVVPGPGTDRGALHLALARLAEQDPLIGLRHDEIRQETSVSLYGEVQKEVVQATLAEEFGLDVTFRETTPLCVENPTGAGAAVEFNGKDDNPFLATVGLRVEPAPAGAGVDFRLAVELGSMPYAFFKAIEDTVRDTLGQGLYGWQVTDCTVTLTDCGYSPRQSHAHQGFDKSMSSTGADFRGLTPLVLMEALRRARSTVHEPMHRFRVEAPADTLGALLPVLAALRAVPRTTGTHGDLAVLEGAIPADRVHELEQRLPGLTRGEGELESFFDHYAPVARSAVPSRTRTDHNPLNRKEYLLKVTRRTGG from the coding sequence GTGCACGTGCTCAACCTCGGAATCCTCGCCCACGTCGACGCGGGTAAGACCAGCCTGACCGAGCGCCTGCTGCACTCGGTCGGTGTGATCGACGAGATCGGCAGCGTCGACAGCGGGAACACGCAGACCGACACCCTCGCGCTGGAGCGTCGGCGCGGGATCACCATCAAGTCCGCCGTCGTCTCCTTCGCGCTCGACGACGTCACGGTCAACCTGATCGACACCCCGGGTCACCCGGACTTCATCGCCGAGGTGGAACGGGTGCTCGGTGTCCTCGACGGGGCCGTCCTGGTCGTCTCCGCGGTGGAGGGCGTCCAGGCGCAGACCCGTGTGCTCATGCGCACCCTGCGACGCCTGCGCATCCCCACCCTGGTCTTCGTCAACAAGACCGACCGACGGGGCGCCCGCTACGAGGGCGTGCTGCGTGCCGTGTCCGACCGGCTCACGGCGGCGGTCGTCCCGATGGGAACGGTCGCCGGGCTCGGCACCCGGGACGCTCGCTTCGCCCCGGGGCTCGGCCCGGCCGCACTCGACGTCCTCACCGACCAGGACGACGACCTGCTGGCCGCCTATGTCGAGGGATCGCTCTCCGACGCCCGGCTCCGCGCCGCCCTCGCCGCCCGGACCCGGGACGTCCTGGTGCACCCCGCGTTCTTCGGCTCCGCCGTCACCGGCGCGGGCGTGCCCGAACTGATCACCGGGATCAGGGAGTTGCTGCCCGTCGCCGACGGCGATCCCGACGGCCCGGTGTCCGGCACGGTGTTCAAGGTCGAACGGGGCCCGGCGGGGGAGAAGATCGCGTACGCGCGGATGTTCTCCGGGACCCTGCGCGCCCGCGACCGCGTTCCCTACGCGGACGCCCGCGAGGCGGGCCGGATCACCGCGATCAGCGTCTTCGACCAGGGCACCGACGTCCGCCGGGACACCGTCCGCGCGGGCCGGATCGCCAAGGTGTGGGGTCTCGCCGACGTCCGGATCGGTGACGCCCTCGGCGAACCCCGCGGGGCCCACGGCCACGTCTTCGCCCCGCCCACCCTCGAAACGGTCGTGGTCCCCGGGCCGGGTACGGACCGAGGGGCCCTGCACCTCGCGCTCGCCCGTCTCGCCGAGCAGGACCCGCTGATCGGCCTGCGGCACGACGAGATCCGGCAGGAGACGTCCGTTTCCCTGTACGGCGAGGTGCAGAAGGAGGTCGTCCAGGCCACCCTCGCCGAGGAGTTCGGACTCGACGTCACCTTCCGGGAGACGACACCCCTGTGCGTCGAGAACCCGACCGGTGCGGGCGCGGCGGTCGAGTTCAACGGGAAGGACGACAACCCCTTCCTCGCCACCGTCGGCCTGCGCGTCGAGCCCGCCCCGGCCGGAGCGGGTGTGGACTTCCGGCTGGCGGTCGAACTCGGTTCCATGCCGTACGCCTTCTTCAAGGCCATCGAGGACACCGTGCGCGACACCCTCGGCCAGGGCCTGTACGGCTGGCAGGTCACCGACTGCACGGTCACCCTGACCGACTGCGGCTACTCGCCCCGGCAGAGCCACGCCCACCAGGGCTTCGACAAGAGCATGTCCAGCACCGGCGCCGACTTCCGGGGACTGACCCCGCTGGTGCTGATGGAGGCCCTGCGCCGGGCTCGCAGCACGGTCCACGAGCCGATGCACCGCTTCCGCGTCGAGGCCCCCGCGGACACCCTCGGGGCCCTGCTGCCCGTGCTGGCCGCCCTGCGTGCCGTACCGCGGACCACCGGGACACACGGCGACTTGGCCGTACTGGAGGGTGCGATCCCGGCTGACCGGGTACATGAACTGGAGCAGCGGCTTCCGGGACTTACCCGGGGCGAGGGTGAACTGGAGAGTTTTTTCGACCACTACGCACCGGTCGCGCGAAGCGCGGTGCCGAGCCGGACGCGCACCGATCACAACCCGCTGAACAGGAAGGAGTACCTGCTGAAGGTGACGCGACGGACCGGAGGATGA
- a CDS encoding glycosyltransferase: MTAGSRGDVAPFTGLGHGLALAGHEVTLVTHARFEPLAARAGLRFHPLPVDPRAELESSRGRGLHRSATGVGKLVRVVAMARALAGRMTDDLVAAARASDALLLAGPLGPVGHAVAEGLSLPSLGVHLQPLAPTREFAPPLLGVGSWGSVGNRAAGVGVCLAVEQVFAAAVPEVRSRLGLPRIRPAAALRTRERQRWPVFHGFSPLVVPRPSDWRAGLDVAGYWWPYDEDTQLPSRLRDFLDAGPAPVFVGLGSATVPDPERLSGAVVRALRTAGLRGVVQRGWAGLTATGDDMLTVDEVPHSALFPRMAAVVHHAGAGTTAAGLRAGVPAVPVPIQFDEGFWAARLVALGVAPRAVPLRRLTSEALASALTRATRDSAYRERAEALGTRIRAENGIGPVLDAVNRLADREN, translated from the coding sequence ATGACGGCGGGATCCCGGGGCGATGTGGCTCCGTTCACCGGGCTGGGGCACGGACTCGCCCTCGCCGGACACGAGGTCACTCTGGTCACCCACGCCCGCTTCGAGCCGTTGGCGGCACGGGCGGGGCTTCGCTTCCACCCGCTGCCGGTGGACCCGAGGGCGGAACTGGAGTCCTCGCGCGGGCGGGGACTGCACCGCAGTGCGACCGGGGTGGGGAAGCTGGTCCGGGTGGTCGCGATGGCGCGGGCACTGGCCGGACGGATGACGGACGACCTGGTGGCGGCGGCCCGGGCGAGCGACGCGCTGCTCCTCGCCGGCCCCCTCGGCCCGGTGGGCCACGCCGTGGCCGAGGGCCTGTCCCTGCCGAGCCTGGGCGTCCATCTCCAACCCCTCGCCCCCACCCGGGAGTTCGCGCCGCCCCTGCTGGGCGTCGGCTCCTGGGGCTCGGTCGGCAACCGGGCCGCCGGGGTGGGCGTGTGCCTGGCCGTCGAGCAGGTCTTCGCCGCCGCCGTCCCGGAGGTGCGCTCTCGCCTGGGCCTGCCCCGCATCCGCCCCGCCGCGGCCCTGCGGACCCGGGAGCGGCAGCGCTGGCCGGTGTTCCACGGCTTCAGCCCCCTGGTGGTCCCCCGGCCGAGCGACTGGCGGGCGGGCCTGGATGTGGCGGGCTACTGGTGGCCGTACGACGAGGACACCCAACTCCCGTCCCGGCTGCGGGACTTCCTCGACGCCGGCCCCGCTCCGGTCTTCGTGGGGCTGGGCAGCGCGACCGTACCCGACCCGGAGCGGCTCAGCGGCGCCGTCGTGCGCGCCCTGCGCACGGCCGGGCTGCGCGGGGTCGTCCAGCGGGGCTGGGCCGGGCTCACCGCGACCGGCGACGACATGCTGACCGTCGACGAGGTCCCGCACTCCGCGCTGTTTCCCCGGATGGCCGCGGTGGTCCACCACGCGGGCGCGGGCACGACCGCGGCCGGCCTCCGGGCCGGGGTTCCCGCCGTGCCGGTGCCGATCCAGTTCGACGAGGGATTCTGGGCCGCACGCCTGGTCGCCCTGGGCGTGGCACCCCGCGCCGTGCCGTTGCGCCGTCTGACCTCCGAGGCCCTGGCCTCCGCCCTCACCCGAGCCACCCGGGACTCCGCGTACCGGGAACGGGCCGAGGCACTGGGCACACGCATCCGCGCCGAGAACGGCATCGGACCCGTACTCGACGCCGTAAACCGGCTGGCAGACCGAGAAAACTGA
- a CDS encoding bifunctional 5,10-methylenetetrahydrofolate dehydrogenase/5,10-methenyltetrahydrofolate cyclohydrolase — protein sequence MSQARLMDGTALARRTVEETAERAADLTRRTGQPPCLATVLVGEDPASVTYVRMKQNRCRTAGVDSRHVALPAATSTEELVGTLRALSDDPGVHGILLQHPMGGHIDERAAFEAIAPEKDVDGVTFASFATMSFGLPGFVSCTPGGIMRLLDEYDVDPSGRRAVVVGRSAILGKPVGMLLLARDATVTYCHSRTRDLSAVVREADIVVAAVGRPRLVHGRDLKPGAVVIDAGYNPGNVGDVDFDSAVERASLITPVPGGVGPMTIATLLEQTVAAAARQLGA from the coding sequence ATGTCTCAGGCCCGGCTCATGGACGGCACGGCGCTCGCCCGGCGGACCGTGGAGGAGACCGCCGAACGGGCGGCCGACCTCACACGGCGCACGGGACAGCCGCCCTGTCTGGCGACCGTGCTGGTGGGCGAGGACCCCGCCTCCGTCACCTACGTACGGATGAAGCAGAACCGCTGCCGCACGGCCGGTGTCGACTCGCGGCACGTGGCGCTGCCCGCTGCCACCAGCACCGAGGAACTCGTCGGCACGCTACGAGCCCTTTCGGACGATCCCGGTGTGCACGGCATCCTGCTGCAGCATCCGATGGGCGGGCACATCGACGAGCGGGCCGCGTTCGAGGCGATCGCCCCGGAGAAGGACGTCGACGGTGTCACCTTCGCCTCCTTCGCCACGATGAGCTTCGGCCTGCCCGGGTTCGTGTCCTGCACGCCCGGCGGGATCATGCGGCTGCTCGACGAGTACGACGTCGACCCGTCCGGCCGTCGGGCCGTGGTCGTCGGCCGCAGCGCCATCCTGGGCAAGCCGGTCGGCATGCTGCTGCTCGCCCGCGACGCCACGGTGACCTACTGCCACTCCCGTACCCGGGACCTGTCCGCAGTGGTCCGCGAGGCGGACATCGTGGTCGCCGCGGTGGGCCGCCCCCGGCTGGTGCACGGACGGGACCTCAAGCCCGGCGCCGTCGTGATCGACGCCGGCTACAACCCCGGGAACGTCGGTGACGTCGACTTCGACTCGGCCGTGGAGCGGGCCTCGTTGATCACGCCGGTGCCGGGCGGCGTCGGTCCGATGACGATCGCCACGCTGCTGGAGCAGACCGTGGCCGCCGCGGCCCGGCAGCTCGGGGCGTGA